In one window of Synergistaceae bacterium DNA:
- a CDS encoding Rpn family recombination-promoting nuclease/putative transposase: MERLNGDLSFESLSPEARREYERRKKDNTLPKEIDRRRDRYFKFLFGEPEHKPLLLDLLNTVLRVRNYETLTDIELTDRELSPDIIGGKGVRLDLVGRSENGRTVDLELQRSGDRDFIKRALYNSGTIIHR; the protein is encoded by the coding sequence ATGGAACGACTCAACGGGGATCTCTCCTTCGAAAGCCTGAGCCCGGAAGCTCGGCGGGAGTATGAGAGACGCAAAAAAGACAATACGCTGCCGAAGGAAATCGACCGGCGGCGGGACCGGTACTTTAAATTTCTCTTTGGAGAACCGGAACACAAGCCTCTGCTGTTGGATCTGCTGAACACCGTGCTGCGGGTCCGGAACTACGAAACTTTGACGGACATCGAACTGACGGATCGGGAGCTTTCACCGGACATCATCGGAGGCAAAGGCGTGCGCCTGGACCTGGTGGGACGTTCAGAGAACGGGCGAACGGTGGATCTGGAGCTTCAGAGGAGCGGAGACAGGGATTTTATCAAACGGGCGCTCTACAACAGCGGGACGATCATTCACCG
- a CDS encoding DJ-1/PfpI family protein yields MNFNDLYDSPGTRNADKDGAPKILHFNILFFEGFETLDACGPAEIAGKAPERYLPGYYSSRGGVVRSAQGLAVETRPLREMVRGLLLIPGGEGTRTLVSDAAFIAELERAALNSDYVLTVCTGAALLAKTGLMDGKNATTNKISFDWVASVNPKVNWIRRGRWVRDGALYSSSGVSAGMDMTLAFIAEDMGMEQAERIARRIEYLWNRHPDDDPFVRG; encoded by the coding sequence ATGAATTTCAACGATCTTTACGACAGCCCCGGCACTCGTAACGCGGACAAAGACGGAGCCCCGAAGATTCTCCACTTCAACATCCTGTTCTTCGAGGGCTTCGAGACTCTGGACGCCTGCGGTCCGGCGGAAATTGCCGGCAAGGCTCCGGAACGTTATCTCCCTGGTTATTATTCCTCCCGCGGAGGCGTCGTCAGGAGCGCCCAGGGCCTCGCGGTGGAGACCCGTCCCCTTCGGGAGATGGTTCGGGGGCTTCTGCTCATTCCCGGCGGAGAGGGGACCCGAACTCTGGTTTCCGACGCCGCTTTCATCGCCGAGCTGGAGCGCGCCGCCCTGAACTCGGACTACGTGCTCACCGTCTGCACGGGGGCCGCGCTTTTGGCGAAAACCGGTCTGATGGACGGAAAAAACGCCACCACCAACAAAATTTCCTTCGACTGGGTGGCCTCCGTCAACCCCAAAGTGAACTGGATCCGTCGGGGGCGCTGGGTGCGGGACGGCGCGCTCTACTCCTCCTCCGGAGTGTCCGCGGGCATGGACATGACCCTCGCCTTCATCGCCGAGGACATGGGTATGGAACAGGCCGAACGGATCGCCAGGCGCATCGAGTACCTCTGGAACCGCCATCCCGACGACGACCCCTTCGTCCGTGGCTGA